GTCGCGAGCACGCCTGCAACGATCACGTGGTTCGCGCCACGTGTGGCGTTGGGTTCAATCGCCAGGTAAACGGTCATTGCGCAAAGTATCAGGCCGATTGTCAACAAGATGGTCGTGGTAATTGAATTCCATGATGCTTCTATTCCCCTTAGGGCCCGCCCTGCAACGGCGGCGCCTGCCATGAAGCCTGCGAGGGCCACTGCCGGCCCGACTACCGGCAGCCCGTCCGCGCCAGCCAGTGCCATTCCGAGTATCACCACGTTTCCGGTCATGTTGCCCGTAAACACTTTATCGAGGCCCAAATAGCCCACGGCATCAGCAATACCTGTCGAGAAGGTCAGTGCGAGCATCAACCCCAAATGAATGGTTTGGACCGTGGGACGCCTACGGCTCACAGTTGTCCTCCCTTTCCAAGCAGGTGGGCAGGAACTGAGTGAGGATGCCTGAAAATAGTCATGACAGGATAGTATCCAAGAAAACCAATATTGAATCCAATGTGTCGGAGAAAGTTCTTCGGATCACCGCTGAGGGGTGGAACGTTGCACGTGAATTTCGACGAGCTCGCGGGCATGTGCACTGTGCTCTATTGTCAGCTCCCGGGCAGACTGAGCATCGCGGTTCTCAATCGCTTGGGCGATTTTCATATGCTCCGCAGCATTGTCGGCCAACAGCCGCGAATCCCCGCCAAGAGCCGACCAGGTGAGGTTTCTGGGCATTCGGTGGTGGAGTGCGCTGATACTTGTGCTGAGCTGTGCATTTCCGGCGGCTTGGATAACGGTGCTGTGAAAGAGTTCATTTGCTTTGTACCAGAGGTCCTTGGCCGCTGCCTTGGCTCCGGCTCGCGCCTGGGCAGCAGCTTCATCGAACCACTTACCTGCCTGGTGCAGGCGGTCGATATCCGCCTGTGTGCAGGCTCGCGCGGCCCGGTATGCTGCGTGGCCCTCAAGAACACCGCGAACTTCATAGGCCTCGGCAATGTCACGCATGGAGGGCATCTGAACCCGGGCGCCCCTGTTGGCGACAATTTCGACGACCCCGAGCGCCTGCAGTCGGTGCAGCGCTTCCCTGATGGGCATCCGGCTGACTCCGTATTCTTCGGCCAGCCGCTCCTGGCGGATCCAGGAGCCGACGCCGAATTCTCCGTCGCTGATTCGTTCCTGCAGGGCGTCGACCAATGACTCCACAGTTTTTGCGCGGACGTCCACCTGCTGATGTCTGGCTCCGAGCTCAATGGGATCCGTCATGAAAGCCCTCCGGTGTCGATGCTTGTGGTCCAATCAATTGGATCCTATCTGAGTTGCGAGCCTTGTGCCCTCCGCAGATATAGGACGCGTCCGTTATGCAGGAGCACAGGGATTATCGGCCGGCGGCATACCCTTGATTTCCACGGGGGTTGGCGGCTGCCCCTAATTCGCCAGTGGATGGCTCCCTCGTCACGGTAGACATCCTTCCCAGAGACCAGCCGTCCACCACGGTGACATCATGGCCACGCTCTCGCAGTTCAGCGATTACGTCGGCTGGAAGGCGGCTCTCGGCTACGACTCCGGTCGCGTTCCACGTGCGGGGCCAGAATGAACTCGCCAAGGCGCTGGTATGGAAGGTTGGAGCATCGATGGCCTCCTGAGGCGTATAGCCACCCACAAGGGTCCGGAGGAGATAGAGCAGCTGCCACTGGTCCTGCTGGTCTCCCCCCGGCGAACCGAGGGCAGCCACGGCATGCCCCCTGCGCATAAGAAGCGTCGGGCTCAGCGTTGTCCTTGGCCTTCTGCCCGGCCGGAGCGCCGACGGGGAAGTCTCGTCCAGCCAGGACATTTGGAGTCGCGTCCCCAGGGGGAACCCGAGCTCGGGTATGACGGGCGAGGACTGTAACCATCCGCCGGAGGGCGTTGCGCTGATCATATTGCCGTCCTTGTCGACGACATCCAAATGGCAGGTGTCGCCACGGGTTTCTCCGGATATCCGAACTGTAGGTTCGCCCGCCCCGAGTACAGACGGCTCGTCAGCGGATGCTCTAAGCTCGGGAGGTCGGGGAGAGATCCCGTGCAAGGATCCAGGCCTGAAGGACGTCGACGCGTAGTCCGAGATTTGGCTGGCTCTTTCTTTGCCGTATGCATCGGAGAAGAGCTCAGCGAGATTCACCTTTGGCGTGCACGAGTCACCGTAATAGGAATCACGATCGGCCATTGCCAACTTCATGGCTTCTATGACGGTGTGCGCGCCGAGAGCTGTTGAGGGGTCAAGATGCCTGTCGTCAAAATTCTTTAAGATCGACAGGACTTGCAACAGTACGGGACCCTGGGACCAGAACCCGGCCTTTACGATTTCTGTGCCATGGAATTCCAAGGCCAGCGGACTTTCGATGGAAGCGGCGAAGTTTGCGAAATCGCTGAGCTGAATCACTCCTGCATGGTCGGTGCCGGACGAGTGGCGGTGGGGAGCGCGGGCGAATTCCACCAGAGACTTAGCTACGAAGCCCTCCTTCCATTCCGTCAGTGCTGCCTGGATGCGCGCTTCACGTGTACTCGCGTTGTGGCCTGCTGCGATCAGTTTGCGCAAGACCATGGCATAGGCGCTGTTCTTGACGTTCTCGCCCGCCGCTGGCAGTCTGCCCTGTGGTGTCCACTGGGCCGCGGAGCTGGGCCAGTGTTCTTCGAAATGACCAGCCATGGTCTCAATGACCGTGGCTGCTTGCTTACCTATGGGATGGCCGTTTTCGGCATAGTGGATGGCATACCCGAGCACTTCGGCCAGCTCCCAGGTTCCCTGTTTGGCTAGCAGGAGCAGCCAGGCCTCCACGGCTCCAGGGACGGCGGCCGCCAGAGCGCCAGCACCGGGCACCGAGGTGAGCCCTTCAGAGGTGAAGTGCTCGATGGTTGCCTTCGCGGGGGCAGGTCCCTGGCCCATGAGGACCTGAGGTTCACGTCCGTGGGGTGCGTAAATGGCTACCAAGTCGCCGGCAGGACCATTCAAATGCGGTTCAACGACGTGCAGGACGAAGCCGGCGGCCGCAGCAGCGTCGAACGCGTTTCCGCCCCGTTCCAAAACCGACTGCGCGCTGGCTGTCGCCAGCCAATGCGTTGAGGCGCTCATCCCAAAGGATCCCTTCAGTGTGGGGCGCGTCGGAGAAGCCGGCGGTGTTGAGGTCATGGAGGAGAAAGTCGTCTGCGTCATACCCTCATTGTATTCAAAGCAAGACGTTTTGGATCCAATTAATCGAATCTTTTTGGTGGATGAGATTCCACGGGCAAAGGTGTTGACCTTCCCCAACCGGAATCCCTCGTCAGGTGGTCCAAAAGCGGCTGAACCCGATAGGGCAAGGGCGTCGAAACTGTGAGTGTCGTGTTGGTGTGCCGCACTCCGGGGATGTCCACCATTCTGGCAGCGGCGGACTGCACTCCTTGAAGGGTTGTCGACGCGACTCTGACCATGAGGTCCTCCCGGCCAGCTTGAGTGGTGACCTCCAAGACCTCGGGAATGCGACTAAGCGCTTCTACGACACTGGAGAGTTTTCGTTGGTCCAGCTCCAAGCCAATGAATGCCTGAACGGGTATGCCGGCGGCCTCCAGGTCCATGACAGGCCTGAAGCCCTTCAATATCCCCGCAGTTTCCAGGCGCTGGAGTCTACCCAGGACGGTATTGCGGGAGATGCCCAAGAGCCCCGCAAGTTCTGCTACGCCTGCCCGCGCGTTGCCGTGAAGGCGCCTAAGGAGCTCGGCGTCAAGCCGATCAATGCTGATCATTTTGTTCAGATGCCTTCCATGCCAAGCCCATCGACCTGAACATTTCGATTCGTTCGAGAGAAATCAGTTGACCACATCGTCCCCCTTGGCTCAAGGTTGGGGAACACATTGGTATTGGATCCAATGCTTGAGCAATCAGGAGGCAGCACGTGTGTGCGGCAATATTGGGCGGACCCGGCGTAGCTGGTAACGGCCACATCGACATCATCGATGAGCGGACCAGCGGTCACGAACAGGTTCGGATGCTTCGTGATGAGGACACCGGACTCAGGGCCATTGTTGCGATCCACAATTCGTCCTTGGGCCCGGCACTGGGGGGAACGCGTTTCTTTCCTTACAAGGAAGAATCGGACGCGCTTACAGATGTACTCCGGTTGTCGGAGGGCATG
This window of the Arthrobacter sp. StoSoilB5 genome carries:
- a CDS encoding gamma-glutamyltransferase, with amino-acid sequence MSASTHWLATASAQSVLERGGNAFDAAAAAGFVLHVVEPHLNGPAGDLVAIYAPHGREPQVLMGQGPAPAKATIEHFTSEGLTSVPGAGALAAAVPGAVEAWLLLLAKQGTWELAEVLGYAIHYAENGHPIGKQAATVIETMAGHFEEHWPSSAAQWTPQGRLPAAGENVKNSAYAMVLRKLIAAGHNASTREARIQAALTEWKEGFVAKSLVEFARAPHRHSSGTDHAGVIQLSDFANFAASIESPLALEFHGTEIVKAGFWSQGPVLLQVLSILKNFDDRHLDPSTALGAHTVIEAMKLAMADRDSYYGDSCTPKVNLAELFSDAYGKERASQISDYASTSFRPGSLHGISPRPPELRASADEPSVLGAGEPTVRISGETRGDTCHLDVVDKDGNMISATPSGGWLQSSPVIPELGFPLGTRLQMSWLDETSPSALRPGRRPRTTLSPTLLMRRGHAVAALGSPGGDQQDQWQLLYLLRTLVGGYTPQEAIDAPTFHTSALASSFWPRTWNATGVVAESRLPADVIAELRERGHDVTVVDGWSLGRMSTVTREPSTGELGAAANPRGNQGYAAGR
- a CDS encoding Lrp/AsnC family transcriptional regulator; the protein is MISIDRLDAELLRRLHGNARAGVAELAGLLGISRNTVLGRLQRLETAGILKGFRPVMDLEAAGIPVQAFIGLELDQRKLSSVVEALSRIPEVLEVTTQAGREDLMVRVASTTLQGVQSAAARMVDIPGVRHTNTTLTVSTPLPYRVQPLLDHLTRDSGWGRSTPLPVESHPPKRFD
- a CDS encoding GntR family transcriptional regulator produces the protein MTDPIELGARHQQVDVRAKTVESLVDALQERISDGEFGVGSWIRQERLAEEYGVSRMPIREALHRLQALGVVEIVANRGARVQMPSMRDIAEAYEVRGVLEGHAAYRAARACTQADIDRLHQAGKWFDEAAAQARAGAKAAAKDLWYKANELFHSTVIQAAGNAQLSTSISALHHRMPRNLTWSALGGDSRLLADNAAEHMKIAQAIENRDAQSARELTIEHSAHARELVEIHVQRSTPQR
- a CDS encoding YoaK family protein, with translation MSRRRPTVQTIHLGLMLALTFSTGIADAVGYLGLDKVFTGNMTGNVVILGMALAGADGLPVVGPAVALAGFMAGAAVAGRALRGIEASWNSITTTILLTIGLILCAMTVYLAIEPNATRGANHVIVAGVLATTMGAQAATARHLAVKDVTTVVVTSTITGLSADSWLGGRVAQPWVRRLLAILLISAGATVGALLLRLHLATGVGLSGAITLAAALAGHFYGRVASAPTRDSQKIHA